GATTGTTATAGGCGATATCGTCGGCCAGCGCGGCGGCCTGTGCCTCGGCGCCTGCATGGGTGTGCAGTTCCAGATCGTGGCGCGCGTTATATTCCGCCAGTGCAGGTGGCAGATCGCCCGTCACGGGTCCGTTATGTTTCGCAATCCCTTCAAGGGTTTCCCATGTCAGGTTCAACCCGTCCCATTCCGCATAGTGACGTTCCAGCGAGGTCACGATCTTCAACGCCTGCGCGTTGTGATCAAAGCCGCCAAAGGGGGCCATCATCGCGTCCAGCGCATCTTCGCCCGTATGCCCAAAGGGTGTGTGTCCCAGATCATGGGCCAGCGCCACGGCCTCGGTCAGATGACTGTTCAGCCCCAGCGCACCTGCTATGGTGCGTGCCACCTGTGCCACTTCGATCGAGTGGGTCAACCGCGTTCGGAAATAATCGCCCTCGTGTTCCACGAACACCTGCGTCTTGTGCTTCAACCTGCGAAAAGCGGAGCTATGGATGATCCTGTCGCGATCTCGTTGAAACGGTTCGCGAAAGGCGCTTTCGCCTTCGTCATAGAGCCGCCCCCGGCTGCCACCGGGATGGGTTGCATAAATGGCGAGCATACTGCCCCCTTCTGCCTGTCACCGCTGGCACACCGGGATGTCCCGTCCCAAACACACCTTCCAGGCGTCTTGTCGCGCGCCCGTGGCACCCCTATATTCCCTTTGGCGTGAACATGAAATGGAATTCCAATGGACCTGACCCTACCCCCTACCGTCACCGACCGCGCATTCGCGCGTCTGGCCGAAATCGGCGCGGGTGCTCAAGGCAAAGCCCTGCGGGTGGCCGTTGAAGGTGGCGGATGCTCAGGGTTTCAATATGACATTTCGCTGGACGACCCAGCCGAGGGCGACCTTGTGCTGGCAGGCGCGGGCGAACAAGTGGTGGTGGACGAGGTGTCCCTGCCGTTTCTGGCTAACGCGACGATTGATTTCAGCGAAGAGCTGATTGGCGCGCGGTTCATTGTGAACAATCCGAATGCCTCGGCGTCCTGCGGCTGCGGCACATCCTTCTCGATGTAATCCCCTTCCGATTGCCGACTGAATTGGCTAGGTGCAGCCCATGAATACCGATTGGGACACCATAATCATTGGCGCGGGCGCGGCTGGGCTTTTCTGCGCACCCTTCGCGGCAGCGAGCGGCAAGCACGTGCTGGTGATCGACCACGCCGCCAAACCCGGCGAAAAAATCCGAATTTCAGGCGGTGGGCGCTGCAATTTCACTAATATGCACGCGGAACCCGCGAATTTCACCGGCCAGAACCCGCATTTCCACAAATCCGCGCTCGCACGATACACCCAATGGGATTTCATCGCGATGATCGACCGCGCCGGGATAGCGTGGCATGAAAAGACGCTTGGGCAATTGTTTTGCGACGGGAAATCCACGCAAATCATAGACCTGCTGGTTCGGAACCTGAAGGATGCAGGGGCCGAGTTGCGTTTGTCCACCTCGGTTGAAACTGTGACCCAGTCAGATGGCGGCTTCGCACTGGACACCACGGCGGGTCCATTGACCTGCCGCAACCTCGTCCTTGCCACGGGCGGCAAGTCGATCCCCAAGATGGGCGCAACCGGTTTTGCCTATGACATCGCCCGCCAGTTCGGCCACGAGGTCATCGAACCACGCCCTGCACTCGTTCCCCTGACCTTCCCCGAAGGCCGCTTTGCCGCCCTGTCAGGCGTGTCACTGCCCGTCCGCGTCTGGACCGACCGTGCGTGCTTTGACGAGGCGATGCTGTTCACCCATCGCGGTCTGTCCGGGCCTGCGATCCTGCAAATCTCATCCTTCTGGCGCGAGGGTGAACCAATCCATATTGACCTGACCGGCGGGCGCGACCTGTTCACCACGCTCCGCTATCAACGGCAGGCCGAGGGGCGGCGACAGATCTCGACCGAACTGGCGCGCCATCTGCCTGCACGTCTGGTGGAGTTTCTGACGACGGACTGGGCCGACCAGTTCGACATGACTGCGCGTCTGGCAGACCAGTCAGACACCGCGTTGCGCGCGCTGACCGACCAATTGTCTGACTGGAAGCTGACCCCGTCCGGGTCCGAGGGCTATCGCACCGCCGAAGTCACGCTGGGCGGTATCGCCACCAAAGGGATCGACAGCAAGTCCATGATGTCAAAAACCGTCCCCGGCCTCTACTTCATCGGGGAATGCGTGGATGTGACAGGCTGGCTTGGCGGGTTCAACTTTCAATGGGCGTGGTCCAGCGCCCACGCCGCCGGGCAGCATATCGCCGAGGCCTGAAACCCATCGCTTGCACCCCCGTCCGTTTGCGCCCACATTGGCCGCCAAACACAGGAGGGGCTTCATGAAAATTGCCAGTTTCAACATCAACGGTATCAAAGCGCGTTTGCCCGCGCTGATGGACTGGCTGGACGAGGCGCAACCTGATGTGGCGATCTTGCAGGAGATCAAGTCGATCGACGAGAATTTCCCGCGCGAAGCCTTTGAGGACAAAGGGTATAATGTCGAAACCCACGGACAGAAAAGCTTCAATGGTGTGGCGCTTCTGTCCAAGCTGCCGCTGGAGGATGTGACGCGCGGCCTGCCCGGTGACGACGACGACGAACAGGCACGCTATATCGAGGCGACGGTCGTGGGCGATCACGCGGTGCGCATCTGTGGCCTCTACCTGCCCAACGGCAACCCGGTGCCGGGGCCGAAATACGATTACAAACTGGCGTGGATGGACCGCTTGCGTGCCCGAGCCGAGGAATTGCTGGCGGATGAGATGCCGTTCCTGATGGCCGGGGATTACAACATCATTCCCCAGCCCGAAGACGCAGCCCACCCCGAGGCCTGGATCGACGACGCGCTCTTCCGAACCGAAAGTCGCGAGGCTTGGCGCAAGATCTTGAACCTTGGCCTGACCGAAGCCTTCCGCGCTCGCAATCAAGCCCGCGAACACTACACTTTTTGGGATTTCCAGCGCGGCGCGTGGCAGCGCAATGATGGTATTCGCATCGACCATTTCCTGCTGTCGCCAGAATGCGCCGATCTTCTGACCGACTGTCAGATTGACAAGGATGTACGCGGACGCGAAAAGCCGTCGGATCACGTTCCGATCTGGGTTGAGTTAGCGGCATAAGGACCTGACATGAAAAGAAAAATAATCATTGATACCGACCCTGGCCAGGACGATGCAGTGGCCATTCTTCTGGCCTTGGCCAGCCCCGAGGATATCGAGGTTCTGGGCATCACCGCCGTCGCCGGAAACGTGCCCTTGGCGCTTACGGCCAAGAACGCACGGATCGTTTGCGAGCTTGCGGGCAAACCCGACACCAAGGTGTTCGCGGGCTGTGATCGCCCGCTGCGCCGCGACTTGGTCACGGCGGAATATGTGCATGGCAAGACAGGCCTGAACGGCCCGGTTCTGCCCGACCCGGTGATGCCATTGCAAGACCAGCACGCAGTCGATTTCATCATCGACACCTTGCGGGCGCATGATCCGGGCACCGTGACACTTTGCCCGCTCGGGCCGCTTACCAACATCGCCACCGCCTTTGAACGCGCGCCTGATGTTGTCGAGAAGGTGCAGGAGATCGTCCTGATGGGCGGCGCTTATTTCGAGGTGGGCAATGTCACCCCGGCAGCCGAGTTCAATATCTATGTCGACCCGCAAGCCGCTGATATCGTATTCAGGTCCGGCGTCCCACTGGTCGTGATGCCGCTGGATGTGACCCACAAGGCGCTGGTGACGAAGGCCCGGAATGACGCTTTCCGCGCCCTGCCGGGTGACGTGGGCCACGCGGTCGCCGAGATGACGGATTTCTTCGAACGGTTCGACAAGGAAAAATATGGCTCGGACGGCGCACCGCTGCACGACCCCACCGTCATCGCCTATCTGATCCAGCCGGACCTGTTTTCAGGGCGGCATGTGAATGTGCAGATCGAGACCCAATCCGAGCTGACCATGGGCATGACCGTGGCCGATTGGTGGGGCGTAACCGTCCATGCACCCAACGCGTTGTTCGTCGGGGATCTGGACAGCGACGCTTTCTTCGCCCTTCTGACCGAAAGGATCGCCCGATTATGAGCAGCCTGCGCCTTGCCACCCCCGAGGATCTAGATCGGCTGATGCCGCTTGTCGCCGGGTTTCACGCCCAAAGTGGCATTGAACAAGATGAAGACACGCGACGCGGCGCGCTTGTTCCTTTGCTAGACGGTTCGCCACATGGGGCAATCTGGATGATCGGGCCGCGAGTAGCACCGGTTGGATACATCGCCGTTGCCTTTGGCTGGTCGATCGAATTTGGCGGGCTGGATGCCTTTCTTGACGAAATCTATGTCCGCGAAAAGGTGCGTGGGCGTGGTATGGGCAGCGAGGCATTGGCGGCGCTGGTGCGCGCATTGTCCGAGCAAGGCGTGGGTGCAATGCATCTGGAGGTCGAAGCCGACAATGACCGCGCCCGACTGCTATATGAGCGGATCGGCTTTCGATCCCGCAATCACTATCACTTGATGACGCGGGTGATGTAGCGACCTGATAACTCTGCTAAGGTTGGGGCAATGCGCGACATCTTTGACAATTCCTATGCCCGCCTGCCCGACAGGTTTTTTACCAAACTGCCGCCCGTTCCGGTCGCGCAGCCGCAGGTTCTGCGTATCAACGACGCCCTTGCACGTGCGTTAGGGCTGGACCCCGCGACCCTGACCGCAGAGGTTCTGACGGGCAATTTCCTTTTGCCGGGGTCTGAGCCGCTTGCTCAGGTCTATGCCGGACACCAGTTTGGCGGATGGGTGCCACGTCTTGGTGATGGACGTGCGATTTTGCTGGGCGAGGTCACCGGCGATTTCGGGCGGCGGGATATTCAGCTCAAGGGCTCCGGCGTCACACCCTACAGCCGCAACGGCGACGGGCGGGCCTGGGTTGGGCCAGTCATGCGAGAATACATCGTGTCCGAGGCGATGCATGCCTTTGGTGTTCCCACCACCCGCGCACTTGGCGCAGCCCTGACCGGCGAGGGCGTTCAACGCGAACGCCGTTACCCCGGCGCCGTCCTGATGCGCGTGGCCGCCAGCCACATCCGCGTCGGCACCTTTCAATATTTTGCGGCGCGCGGCGATACCGCTGGCTTGCGCCTGTTGCTGGAACACTGCATTGCACGCCACTATCCGCAAGCCGATGGACCGCTCACTTTCCTTGCAGAGGTCGTCGCCGCTCAGGCGCGACTGGTTGCAAAATGGATGAGCCTGGGCTTCATCCACGGCGTGATGAACACTGACAACATGGCCGTGTCGGGTGAAACCATCGACTATGGACCCTGTGCCTTCATGGATGCCTATCACCCGCGTACGGTGTTTTCATCCATAGATCAGCAAGGGCGCTATGCGTTTCAGGCGCAACCCAATATGGCAGTCTGGAACCTTGCCCAACTTGCAACCGCGCTTCTGCCGCTGTTTGATGGCGACCCCGACCATGCGGCCGAGGAAGCGACACGGGTTTTGGAAAGTTTCGCCGATCATTTCAGCCCCGAATGGATGCGTCTGTTTCGTGCCAAGATCGGTCTGATCACCGATGAAGACGGTGACGAAGCTCTAATAACCGGGCTTCTATCTCGTATGGCCAGCTCGCAAGCTGACTTCACCGCCACATTCACCGCCCTATTCCACGGCGACGCCAGCGCGCACATCACAGATGACGGAGCGTGGGACAGTTGGGCACCCGACTGGTCAGCACGGTTGGAGCGGGAGCCGCGTGACCCTAAAAAAACGATGCGCGCCGCCAACCCTGTCCTGATCCCGCGCAATCACCGGGTGGAAGAGGTCATTCAGGCCGGTATTGATGGAGATCACGCCCCATTCCATCGGTTGGTCGATGCCCTGAGCCGCCCCTTTGATCCAAACCCCGAAGACCTTGACCTTGCCACGCCGCCGAAGCCGGATGAACGCGTGCTGCGCACGTTCTGCGGAACCTAAGGCAGCGTGACTTCTGGAAATACACGGCTGTCTTTACTAGATTGACGTCATGGAACCCGATGCCTTCGACCTGAAGCTGGTCACTTACAACATGCGCAAAGCCATCGGGCTTGACCGACGGCGTGACCCGCACCGCATTCTGGACGTGATCAATCATCTCGACGCCGATGTCGTGGTCTTGCAAGAAGCCGACCGCCGCCTTGGCCCGCGCCCCACAGCCCTGCCGCATCACCTTCTGGCAGACGAAACAGATTTCGTGGTCGTTCCTTATGACCGCAAGGGCGTTTCACTGGGAAGCCATGGAAATGCGATTCTTATTCGTAAGGGCCTGACCTTTCATGCCGCCGAACAGCTTGAACTTCCGGGGCTTGAGCCTCGTGGCGCGGTTTCAGTCGAAATTGAAGGACGGCTAAAACTTGTCGGTACCCATCTGGGTCTTTTGCGCCCGTATCGCCATCAGCAAATGCGGCAATTGGCAAAGAAACTGGCGCATTCACCCTTGCCCACGGCGATCATGGGGGATTTCAACGAATGGTCACCGAAACGTGGGTTCGAGCCGCTGGAACACCGGTTTGACGTCTTCTCGCCCGGTCGATCTTTTCACGCCGCGCGCCCTGTTGCGGCGCTGGATCGGGTGGCGCTTAGTCAGGGAGTCGAATTGCGCGATGCAGGCGTCGATCAGTCGCCGTTGGCCAAGGTCGCGTCTGATCACTTGCCAGTTTGGGCACATGTGCGCGTGAAAGGTTGATGGCCCCTGGTCGGAGCATCAGAGCATGAAGTTTCAGCATTTGTCATCGACAAACAGCATGGTATGACAACCGGAAACCGCTGGACGCCCGCATGAATATCCTTCAAATCACCTCGCTTCTGATCGTTCTGGCCGGAGCGTTTGGGTCGATCAACTACCTCTTCCTGAAGCTGCCCTCACCTATCGGTATCTTGTTGGTGTCGCTTATGGCCTCGCTTGCCTTGATGGGCTTGGATTTCCTGATCCCGGCAATGGGCGTAGCCGATCAAGTGCGCAGCACCGTCGCAAGTCTGGATTTCTCGGACACATTGCTTGAGGGAATGTTGGGCCTGTTGCTGTTTGCCGGCGCTTTGCATGTCAAAATTCATGATCTGCGGGCGCAATGGGGTGTGGTTTTCCTGATGGCCACAATGGGCGTCGCACTGTCCACGGTTGTGGTTGGAGTCGGTTTCAGTTGGCTGACCGGTGCACCACTTCTGATCGCGCTGGTCTTCGGGGCATTGATCTCGCCCACTGATCCAGTCGCGGTTCTGGGCGTCTTACGTGACGCAAATCTGCCAAAGTCACTTGAAACCAAGATTGCCGGGGAAAGCCTGTTCAACGATGGGGTCGGCTATGTTGTTTTTCTGGTGTTGGTGGGGCTGGCTTTTCCGTCCGGGCATGGCGACCATGCCACCAATCCCAGCGTTGAAGCCGCTTTCAGCCTGTTCTTTCAAGAGGCCGTTGGCGGGGCCTTGCTGGGTGTTGCCCTTGGGTGGCTGACCTTCCGCGTCATGCGCCGCATTGACGACTACTCGCTTGAGGTTCTGTTGACCCTGGGGTTGGCGTTTGGTGGTTACGAACTGGCCGTTGTCCTACATGTCTCGGGTCCGATCATGGCGGTCTGTGCAGGCCTTTTGATTGGCGATGTCGGCACCAAACACGGAATGAGCGAAGAGACACGCCGCTATGTCGATGCATTCTGGAAGCTGATTGACGAGATTCTGAACGCCGTTCTGTTCCTGATGATCGGGTTCGAGGTTTTCGCTGTCGCCTTCGCAACGGATGCCGTAACAGCTGGCGTTCTGTCCATCATTCTTGCGCTGTTTGCCCGCCTGACAGCTGTCGCCGTGCCGGTGATCTTGCTAAGGCCGTTCCGCAGCTTCTCAAAGGGTGTTGTGCCGATCATGACTTGGGGCGGTCTGAAAGGCGGCATCTCGGTCGCGTTGGCGTTAAGCCTGCCAGACAGCGAATGGAAGCCGATCATCCTGACAGCGACATATATCATCGTCGTCTTCTCGATCATTGTGCAAGGCTTGACGGTCGCGCCACTTGCACAGCGGCTGGGTCGTGAACCGGAGTTGATGTAAGAGCGCGTCTTCAATCCAAGCAGTTTTACCGATCGGTTACCAACGCCCCAAGGATCAGCTCCGCAGCCGGGCGGAAATTTCGTGAAAACTCGTTGATTGCAAAGGCCTCACGCATGTCATCTGGCAAGCCTTCGGGGTCGCGATCCGCGGTCAGGTTAAATTGCGCCGCGCCTTGTAGAACATTCATCAAAGTGCGCGTCGCCAACTGTGCCCTTTCAGGCGTCAACTGCATGAGCTGAGCGAGATAAATGGTAAATCGCTCCATTTCTGCCAACATGCTTCGTTTGGCTGAGAACAATGCTTCATCGGCCACATTGGCCTCGATCACGGCAACCAACCGGGCGAACAGAGGCAAAAACAGGGGTGTGCTTTGTGATAGATGTGTCAGCAAACCCGCCAACTCAGATGGATCCGCACTTAGATTCTGTTCGTTTACGAACCGGTCAACCAGTTCCCGCAACGCCTCGTCAAACAACAGAAGAAAAAGCTCTTCTTTAGAGCGGACGTACAGATACAACGTTCCTTTTGCGAGACCGGTACGTTCGGCCATGGCGTTCATTGTGACACCGTCAAATCCGCGTTCTTCGATCAAATCGCGCGCAGCTTTCAGGATCGCTGCATGCCGCTGGACCTTCTGGTCCTCGGACCGGGCACGTCTGCTAGTCTTCCCTGTCAAATGGATCTGCCATTCCTGTCTTACGCGCGGCCAGACCGTCGCATCTAAACAAGTATTGGCCGTTGGAGCCTGCTTGGCAAGGTCTGGAG
This DNA window, taken from Aliiroseovarius sp. F47248L, encodes the following:
- a CDS encoding deoxyguanosinetriphosphate triphosphohydrolase produces the protein MLAIYATHPGGSRGRLYDEGESAFREPFQRDRDRIIHSSAFRRLKHKTQVFVEHEGDYFRTRLTHSIEVAQVARTIAGALGLNSHLTEAVALAHDLGHTPFGHTGEDALDAMMAPFGGFDHNAQALKIVTSLERHYAEWDGLNLTWETLEGIAKHNGPVTGDLPPALAEYNARHDLELHTHAGAEAQAAALADDIAYNNHDLHDGLRAGLFDMDEIAELPIVGPAIAEVDALYPGLDAGRRRHEALRRVFGVMVEDVLTTSQALLEEAGPQSVEDIRALDHAVIRFSPALWADLKVIREFLFTRMYRAPSVVAMRERVTRVVEDLFAHYRAVPSDLPGEWRAEIEAATSDRRLARLVADYIAGMTDRFALQEHKRLGLGG
- a CDS encoding iron-sulfur cluster assembly accessory protein; protein product: MTLPPTVTDRAFARLAEIGAGAQGKALRVAVEGGGCSGFQYDISLDDPAEGDLVLAGAGEQVVVDEVSLPFLANATIDFSEELIGARFIVNNPNASASCGCGTSFSM
- a CDS encoding NAD(P)/FAD-dependent oxidoreductase; amino-acid sequence: MNTDWDTIIIGAGAAGLFCAPFAAASGKHVLVIDHAAKPGEKIRISGGGRCNFTNMHAEPANFTGQNPHFHKSALARYTQWDFIAMIDRAGIAWHEKTLGQLFCDGKSTQIIDLLVRNLKDAGAELRLSTSVETVTQSDGGFALDTTAGPLTCRNLVLATGGKSIPKMGATGFAYDIARQFGHEVIEPRPALVPLTFPEGRFAALSGVSLPVRVWTDRACFDEAMLFTHRGLSGPAILQISSFWREGEPIHIDLTGGRDLFTTLRYQRQAEGRRQISTELARHLPARLVEFLTTDWADQFDMTARLADQSDTALRALTDQLSDWKLTPSGSEGYRTAEVTLGGIATKGIDSKSMMSKTVPGLYFIGECVDVTGWLGGFNFQWAWSSAHAAGQHIAEA
- the xth gene encoding exodeoxyribonuclease III produces the protein MKIASFNINGIKARLPALMDWLDEAQPDVAILQEIKSIDENFPREAFEDKGYNVETHGQKSFNGVALLSKLPLEDVTRGLPGDDDDEQARYIEATVVGDHAVRICGLYLPNGNPVPGPKYDYKLAWMDRLRARAEELLADEMPFLMAGDYNIIPQPEDAAHPEAWIDDALFRTESREAWRKILNLGLTEAFRARNQAREHYTFWDFQRGAWQRNDGIRIDHFLLSPECADLLTDCQIDKDVRGREKPSDHVPIWVELAA
- a CDS encoding nucleoside hydrolase, whose protein sequence is MKRKIIIDTDPGQDDAVAILLALASPEDIEVLGITAVAGNVPLALTAKNARIVCELAGKPDTKVFAGCDRPLRRDLVTAEYVHGKTGLNGPVLPDPVMPLQDQHAVDFIIDTLRAHDPGTVTLCPLGPLTNIATAFERAPDVVEKVQEIVLMGGAYFEVGNVTPAAEFNIYVDPQAADIVFRSGVPLVVMPLDVTHKALVTKARNDAFRALPGDVGHAVAEMTDFFERFDKEKYGSDGAPLHDPTVIAYLIQPDLFSGRHVNVQIETQSELTMGMTVADWWGVTVHAPNALFVGDLDSDAFFALLTERIARL
- a CDS encoding N-acetyltransferase, whose product is MSSLRLATPEDLDRLMPLVAGFHAQSGIEQDEDTRRGALVPLLDGSPHGAIWMIGPRVAPVGYIAVAFGWSIEFGGLDAFLDEIYVREKVRGRGMGSEALAALVRALSEQGVGAMHLEVEADNDRARLLYERIGFRSRNHYHLMTRVM
- a CDS encoding protein adenylyltransferase SelO, whose amino-acid sequence is MRDIFDNSYARLPDRFFTKLPPVPVAQPQVLRINDALARALGLDPATLTAEVLTGNFLLPGSEPLAQVYAGHQFGGWVPRLGDGRAILLGEVTGDFGRRDIQLKGSGVTPYSRNGDGRAWVGPVMREYIVSEAMHAFGVPTTRALGAALTGEGVQRERRYPGAVLMRVAASHIRVGTFQYFAARGDTAGLRLLLEHCIARHYPQADGPLTFLAEVVAAQARLVAKWMSLGFIHGVMNTDNMAVSGETIDYGPCAFMDAYHPRTVFSSIDQQGRYAFQAQPNMAVWNLAQLATALLPLFDGDPDHAAEEATRVLESFADHFSPEWMRLFRAKIGLITDEDGDEALITGLLSRMASSQADFTATFTALFHGDASAHITDDGAWDSWAPDWSARLEREPRDPKKTMRAANPVLIPRNHRVEEVIQAGIDGDHAPFHRLVDALSRPFDPNPEDLDLATPPKPDERVLRTFCGT
- a CDS encoding endonuclease/exonuclease/phosphatase family protein gives rise to the protein MEPDAFDLKLVTYNMRKAIGLDRRRDPHRILDVINHLDADVVVLQEADRRLGPRPTALPHHLLADETDFVVVPYDRKGVSLGSHGNAILIRKGLTFHAAEQLELPGLEPRGAVSVEIEGRLKLVGTHLGLLRPYRHQQMRQLAKKLAHSPLPTAIMGDFNEWSPKRGFEPLEHRFDVFSPGRSFHAARPVAALDRVALSQGVELRDAGVDQSPLAKVASDHLPVWAHVRVKG
- a CDS encoding sodium:proton antiporter encodes the protein MNILQITSLLIVLAGAFGSINYLFLKLPSPIGILLVSLMASLALMGLDFLIPAMGVADQVRSTVASLDFSDTLLEGMLGLLLFAGALHVKIHDLRAQWGVVFLMATMGVALSTVVVGVGFSWLTGAPLLIALVFGALISPTDPVAVLGVLRDANLPKSLETKIAGESLFNDGVGYVVFLVLVGLAFPSGHGDHATNPSVEAAFSLFFQEAVGGALLGVALGWLTFRVMRRIDDYSLEVLLTLGLAFGGYELAVVLHVSGPIMAVCAGLLIGDVGTKHGMSEETRRYVDAFWKLIDEILNAVLFLMIGFEVFAVAFATDAVTAGVLSIILALFARLTAVAVPVILLRPFRSFSKGVVPIMTWGGLKGGISVALALSLPDSEWKPIILTATYIIVVFSIIVQGLTVAPLAQRLGREPELM
- a CDS encoding TetR/AcrR family transcriptional regulator, which produces MTGKTSRRARSEDQKVQRHAAILKAARDLIEERGFDGVTMNAMAERTGLAKGTLYLYVRSKEELFLLLFDEALRELVDRFVNEQNLSADPSELAGLLTHLSQSTPLFLPLFARLVAVIEANVADEALFSAKRSMLAEMERFTIYLAQLMQLTPERAQLATRTLMNVLQGAAQFNLTADRDPEGLPDDMREAFAINEFSRNFRPAAELILGALVTDR